AGTTTGAAAAGGCTTTCCATGTTAGAATCGTTAAAGTTAGATGGTTGCATGGTGACAACTTCTGGATTGAAGGCCATTGGGAACTGCTGTTTGTCACTGACGGGGCTGAGCCTAAGTAAATGCTCTGGAGTGACAGATGATGGGCTCTCCTTTCTTGTAACCAAACATAAACGGCTCAAAAGGCTTGATATTACGTGCTGTCGCAAGATAACTGATGTTTCAATTGCTCACATTACAAGTTTGTGCGCTGGACTTACGTCGCTAAGGATGGAGTCTTGCAGCCATGTTCCTAAGGAGGCATTTGTTCTGATTGGACAGCGATGCCATGCTCTTGAGGAGCTTGACCTTACGGATAATGAAGTTGACGATGAAGGTTAGCTTACCTCTTACACATTGTAAATTGTGCtctagatttgaacaacttgaGTTATTGTACTCATTTGGCTTCTCTTTTTGCAGGTCTAAAGTCCATTGCCAGGTGTTCAAAGCTTTCTATTTTGAAACTTGGAATTTGCCTGAACATAACTGATGAAGGGCTTTCTCATATCGGCAAATCATGCTCCAAACTTGTAGAGCTTGACTTATACAGGTTAGCAACATCTCCTGTAATATGCTTCTTTACATTTTTGTGTTGGTTTGGGCAGAGAACATACACGATTAAGTAATATATGCTCTCTTGTATCGGCTTCATATGGACATGAAAGTAACTCATTGTGTGAGGCAAATAGGAAGGCAATATGTACATTAGAGTTCATGCATAACTCTAGTAAGAAAAATTTGGAATcatttgaatgaaaaaaaatataaatcactTTACTGTCAAGGGGACACGGTTGACTTCGCTTTCTCAATTCATACGAGGATTGACCAAATATATCTACTTTTGTTCAGGTCGGCTGGAATAACAGGATTGGGGATTCAAGAAGTTGCCCGTGGCTGCCCTAGTCTTGAGACGGTCAACGTATCATATTGCAATGACATTACGGACGCCTCCTTGATGTCACTATCAAAATGTAAGAGGCTGAAGACCTTAGAAATCCGAGGGTGTCCACTCATCACATCTTTAGGTCTAGCGGCAATTGCCGTCCACTGCAGGCAACTGAGCAAGCTTGACATAAAGAAGTGCTGCAACATCGACGATGCTGGCATGATTCCACTGGCTCATTTCTCTCAGAACCTCAGACAAGTAtgctccattttcatctttcttttgcttctcaGATTACCAACTGATCATTAGTCTAACATTCTCATTTCTCATGCAGATTAATTTGTCGTACACATCTGTCACAGATGTGGGGCTACTGTCCCTTGCCAGCATTAGCTGCCTTCAGAGCATGACCATCTTGCATTTGAAGGGCTTGACCCCAAGTGGACTGGCAGCTGCATTACTAGCATGTGGAGGCTTAACCAAAGTGAAACTCCAAGCCTCCTTTAAAGTGGTGCTACCGCAACCTCTTTTTGAACATTTGGAAGCGAGGGGCTGTTTGTTTCACTGGAGGAATAAGGTGCTTCAGGTAGTTATTGCTTCGTTCACTTCCTTTGTTAGCTTGAATCGGTTGTTTTAGAAACTAATCTAAACATCGCGTGTTCTTTTTCTACGGTAATGTTAGGCTGAACTGGATCCGAAGTGTTGGAAACTACTGTTAGAAGACGTCATGCACTgaagtttgaagtttttggaaacaaaaatgCTAAGGATTTTCGATCAGGGGACATGTAACTACTGCTCAAGGATGCAAGATACCATGTCTGTTGAGAGGATGAGTTATTTGGTCTTCAAGACGAAGGTCGACCAAATTGATAGGAAGTTGCTCTTCCTTGGTGGTAAACCACCCGGTTCTGAGTCTCAACATTGTCCATTTTCATGTATTTCTACCGAAAAGCAAGTGTATTATTCGTGTCCTTGCAGCTGTCAAGATAAGTGCTGCTCGTTGTGAAAAGGAAAACCATTACTTAAGCTGAAAAAGCTATCTTGGTTTtccaaaggaaggaaaaggaatgTCAATTCTTCAACTTCTAGTACTTAGTCGTATTTCTTTGATGTCCCGTGGCAAAATCAACTGGTCTTTCTGCTTGAAGCGCTTCTTAATGCGACTTTGAAAATCTACAGATTCTTTTCCTAGTGAAGATCGGGTAATTGGATTAACAGGTGGGTTAATCCCTGTTAAATTTTGCAAGATTTAGTTATTGGAAATGGTGGTCGGCAACATCCAGCAACGGCGAGGGGCGGTGGCGGAGAATGTAGGGAGGAGGAAGTGGTTGGAGTGGGAGGACTAGGGCGCAAGTTTTCCTAGGCTCCCTGTTTCGCAAAAAGAAGTAATgagataaatattttattaaaaataattatttatatcacttataaaaacgAATTATTATAAAATACTTTCAACAGGAGATATTCAGGTATAGATTGACATTGACGAGGAAAAAGATTATTCTTTGACAATTTTCTGAGAGACcatcttcaagaaaatatttttaaaattattgatTCTTCGACAAATAATCATGTCATTAGATAATAACATCGACTGCTATTAATCTTAGTGGTTAACGCTTTGAACTAACTGAAAAATGAACTGATAATTCCAGCTTTGCCATGTCCTTTGTTGATATAAAATTGattgatataaaaattattgattctTCGTCAAATAATCATGTCATTAGACAATAAATTCTATTAATCTTAGTGGTTAACGCTTTGAACTAACTGAAAAATGATTGGGCGAGAGCTATTGATTGATAATTCCAGCTTTCACGTCATGTCCTTTGttgatataaaaatatttcGATGCATTATGTTTTTTTGTCATGTTTGTTGccattacaaaaaaatatttcaatgtggttgagaatttttttttcataaaacatggATGACAAACCTGTCGAGTGATGTTAATCGAGACAAGTCGTGACGTTTGAGTCATTGACAAATTCATATTCTCCTAATGGTGTCCTCAATGGTCATTGTATAACAATAATGAATTAACACCTCACCCCAAGACAGAAGAATGCCTGACCTTCTAGGCTGGGTCAGTCGACTGGAGAACCTTGCTATTGGGCCCAAATTACACCCAACAGGACTGGAAAGAGGTTGTTGTATGGAGCCCCTGACGAAGAGGTCGGAAAGGGGCCATCAACGCCAGCAATTCCTTGTGTATCACAACAGGATTATCGGATCGAATGTTTGGATAAAGCTGGTAATCTCCTGCACAAGTTTTACCAATGCTAGGACGAACTAGGATTCTCAGAAATCGGGTGATAGCAGGGGAATTCGAACTTGGTTGGGTAAACTAGAACGATGGGTGTGACAAAAGATTTGAGTTGCTCTTTAATGTTGAAACACATTTCCTGGAAAACAAAACTGATGGTGTGGTTGATAAGTCCAAGATGATGATCCTTTCCAATTGTGATTATACAAAGTTCTTGATCCAATAAAACAGCTagattgaaaataaataaaagaaaaaaaaaactgatgaaAAAATCAGTTCTTTGAAAATTAGAGGTATGCTCTTCAAATTCGTTTTCCACGGCGAAGTTCCAAGAGACTTTCCACAAACTACTTGCCTTGAACCGAAAGTAACCTTTGATCAATGATAAAACTCCTTTTATTTCTCAAGAATGAAATAAAACTTGAGCCAAGATTTGAATGGACAACACCTTGTAGTCAGAAATCAAACTCACTTATGCAAAGTTAGAGGGAAAGTGTTCAatcagtcataaatctattacaagaATACATCAACACCTGATTTTGTCAACCGTTTAGTCctataaaaatatgaaatagcTGAAAGAAAGATAACAGGAAATGAAAAAAGcaattagaaaatgaattagaaagaTGATCGTGTGAAAAGGGATTTTCGGGTTCTTGGCCCAATTAACTACATAGCTCACAAAATTAATTTCGACCGTTCAAGCCCGTCAGCTCCAGCCCGTCTTTTTCACCAATAGGGCCCTAGAAGCCACAACCCATTAGACTAACACTTAATTAAGTTACCGGAAGTTACCTGGTGACGCCCCTGCTCGGCCAGCCCTGTTCTTTGGCCGAGCAAATTGACGAGTCTTCTACTTAATTGAGATTCCATTGCTAGTTCGTATCGACGAAACTCGTGGCCGTCTGAAACCCATTTGTTCATGATCAAAGTTCCATTCCAGCAAGGTAAATTCCTATCTCGGTTTGGTGAACGTACGAgccaaattttcaaaatctaacCCTTGTTTGAACATAATAGAGACCGAGCCTGATGTGGATTTCCGGTTTGTTTCGATGTGTGAACACCCCCCGGAAGTTGCTCGTAacatgtttgatgaaatgctcaAGTCAAGCTGTTACATACAGTTTATTGATTTCTGTTCGCTTTAGGATGCGTACTGGCCAGATAAGTACAACTGAAAACCCCTTTTTATTTTGGAGTGTTACTTCTATCATGAGACCAAGACTGAGCATACagttgtttctttcttttcctcccttttgCATGTCTCCTTGCGACATGTGCTTGCCAATGAGGAAATGTTCGGAGTCCACATCAGTAATGTCAATCCTATAAGATATTTTGTATCAATTTGTCTCTCCAATTTGTAATCTTCATATATTTGCTGTTATGTGTTCTGAATGTGGGATGCCGGTGACCGACAGTGACTAAAGGTGCTAATTTTGGGGCGGATAATAACTGGCAAAAGTCTTTGGTGATTGTTGTGATGGTGGTTCCATTCGGTGATGGTGGCTGACGAAAGTGGTTGATGGCTGGAGATGGTGTCGGGTTatataatttctagaaatatgCATTTTATTCATATCCTAatcatttctttgaaattgTGGCTGTAATTTGTGAATGGAGATGGTCGGCTATGGTGTTGTGCGGTGGCGGTGTTGGTTAGTAACGATGTTGATCGGTGACTTTGGTCGTTGGTAGTGACATGACTCAGCAATGGATCGGGATGAGCAGTGGAGAAGCTAAGTTGATCTTAATATTGGGCTGTATTAGCTCAGATGTATCTTTGGCTAAAGTTTTAGTAATCTGATTCTTTAGTTTTAGTGATCTGGATATGAGGCTTTAGTAATCCAGTCATTAGGCTTGATATGAGACAAATTTGGAGACAATGAAACCTTAAAAGGAAGGTGCAGACGTCCAAGTGTCATGGGTAATTCTTTCAATCACAAACCATGCGGCACTTTCTCTCACACTCAAGGAAGGgaatttctagagagagaaagtaaagaGTAAGTTCTGAAGAATACTCTATTACTCGAATGAAGTGGGTAACACAAATGAGAGGGAGGGCTCTGCTATTTATACAAAAGCCCCTGTAATCACAACTATTGATCTTCTACACGATCTAACGGTTTAGGATGTCAATTCTCGTTTAATCGATCTGACAGTGGAGATCCATTTGATCTAATAGTGGAGGATTTTGATAGTGGTCACATTAATCCAATGATGGAAATTAGCTCTATCTAACGGTTGAGGGCATCAATCTTTGTCAAGTAAATCCGATGTTAGGTATTGAATTTTCTTGAAAGCTAATAGCTTTTATGAGTACTTATGGATCGATGATATAGCGACCCTTTGGATTATTGATATGGCATTTTTTGGTCTGTGACATTCTCTCCCACTAATGTAGGGGCCAATAATTTCCGATGAAAATTGGTTGAGACTAAATACgcaaaaatgaaaagtatatGATTAAATTTACATCTGTAGATAGGTGTGGAACTAATTGGctaattttcttgtcaaattggtgttgattttgttttggTCAAAAGAGAAGCTTTCTTTATTGAAGACTTGAACGAAGGAGCCCGTAAGGGGCATCTAAACACACCAAGTCCTTAAGGGGCTGGGGTTTGGACTAGCCAATTTCGTGGAAGAGAATTCACTTGTTGAGCTTTCACGACTTAATGCACTACTCTGTTTGGCTCTCTACTCTTAGATCACAAAAGCAAAGTAACAGATCTTGAGCTAGCTTCAGAGATGAGAGCGCGCTCACCCCACCCGGTGCGATCTGTGGACGTCAAAGAAAGAACTAAACTCAAAAGGGTCATTGTTGAGTTCAAGACTTTGGGATCttcgaggagagagaaacttcAGCGAGTGCACGAGCGCTAGGGTTTCTGCTTGGCTTGCCGAGGAGACTGCGAAGCCGTCCAAGAGAATGCCAGAGGAATCACACACGACGCAAGCTATGGCACCCTCGGTCGAGCCTGGTAAGTAAGGATCCTTCTATGTTTACCTTTAGTTCGTCTTTCCCAGGGGGTCTCCAACCTCGATCCGGGGTATTTCGTGTTCCGGTCTATGGGCTTCTGTCGGGGTTCttgcttcctctctttcttgctcCATTCCGCGTCACTTTCGAGCTGGACATGGGCAGATTTTACTATATCGGTCGGCCTAAGGGTCGGCCTTGTTCCGAGACTTCCAAATGAGCCATAAAAACACCTGCGATTAGTTCCGCGTCCTCCCGTGAAAAAGGCTGGTTTCCCAAcactttttaagttgtgccgtGTTATAATCGATCTGCAAGGTCCCATATTATATGGGAAGAACCACGAGAGGTCCATGATGGGGATGTGCATTTATCCAATTAAGTGACTTCGGCTAAATATGAAGTTAGTTTCTCGAACATTTTCATTCTCCCAATCGAGTCCTGTAATTTGCAAGCTCGGAAGCACTCTTATCAGTCTGCTGACGTCGCAACGCTTACATGGCGGAACTTTGCCAGGTGGTGCTAATTTACATTCCACGCCAGCAAAGAAAATTAAtggtttgaaaagaaaaaggatggagggagggagggagggagggagagctTCGTAAAAAATGTGGGACAATCATTTTGTGTGCGTTTCATCTTCGCTTTGTGCCGCAGCCACAAAGAAGAGCCTAGAATTTGAGTTCTCTTTGGGCCTAGACTGTCTAGTTCTCTTTGACTGGGTCTCAAGAGGCAGCGCATTGgagtatataaaaaatatttggcatctttaataataataataataataataataataataataataatagggCGGTTCACTTTTAATATTACTAAATCCAcccaattttcaccaaaataacaaaattaccctcaattatttaattgcaaGCTAAAGTATTGGCCCTAAATTTGtttactttccttctttctttagtttttttttttttaatttctatgagatttatttgtcataattaagaattttacAGGTATAGTTTGTTTATTGTGGGTGCCCATGTATATTAAAAccactagttttctttttttaattttggattttacttctataaaaataagttttttcttaaaagagaaATTTGCCAGAAGCCTAATTTCTTTCAACCTTGCCAAGTAAATTTATGGATTAATTGCCAAgtaggatataaaaaaaaatcaatatagatAGTTTTGTAATAACAATCACGCGTTTAtaaacttttacttttgttgtACATCTCACCATCTCATTGTCTTTTAAATATAggtatattatatatatgattAGGTGGAATAACCCCCTCCTTAAAGTCTGTTCTTCATCATTAAAAGGGACTTGATATTTTTTAGactaatgaaatgaaaaatttaaaatttaaaagtctcttcttcatcattATTGATCTTATAACAAATTATGTATTTTTCGTCCCTCTTATCAAGAGATCACTTCTTTGTGCAATCGTTGGGATTTTAGCATATGATCTCTAATTATTCGGTTAGAAACCTCCTGGCATGCCAACCCAATCGCACCTATCCAATAAGGACAGTTTGTGTTCAAGAACATGCAATTGGGGACAATTTGACTTTGTCAGAATCAATTTTAGAGGTAGCAAACTCACGTATGTTAGAAAACAGAGCTATGAAAGTAGTCTTCCGATGAATAGTTATGCGTGTTTTCggtatttttgggaacaaaactCATATCGAACGGAAGTTCAATCTCTCGTCAATCGTAGCAAATGCCCCGAAAGGGGGTTAAAAGAGGAGCAAACAGGGCAGGCAAACACACCTACGCAAGAAGAAAGGACGCCGTGATACACAGAGACCTAGAGGACGCACCATCCGGTGTCTCGTCAATGCGTGTTCAGGGCCGGTTTCGTTCGTGTCAGTCACCTTTACTCCGTCTCCCTGGACTGTACCTCATCTACGCACTTTGACTCGCTCAATACGTCATTATCTCCAAGTCAACAAGAAATCTCAAACCCGTCAACCTCTGCTCTGATCCAACGACTCGAAAAAGGCAAACGAAAATTTTGGTCAACCTGGTTCGTTCCGGCTCTCAGTTGACGCTCCAATGTTTGAGTTTTGAATGGTTCCAAGAGGTTAGAGTTTAATGGTATTAAATTAAGGCAGGTGTCGGGTGTTTTAGCTTTCGTCGCACGAAGCTTCGTTAACTTCACGTGGCCATAATCTGACTGAGCAACTAGCACACTTTCTTTATAACGAAAATAGTAAAGAAAGTAGAGGTGTTCGATTAACGCTACCCTGCGAACCGTTTGGCAGCTTACAATCAAACTCAAAACAAGGCACGCATGTATCCTGGAATTGAGAAAACGCCTCGGGTGAGGAACAGGTGCAGTTTTAATTGGGACTAGCCAGGGCAATTTGCTTCCAAGATGAATCCGAGAAAAACcagtttggttttggttttcgAGAACCAAGAACCAGCGGAGGATCGGTTCAATTCCCGATTCCATGTCATACtagattttttaatagaaatagttttttttttttttttttttttttttcttgtgcgGAGGAACCGGCTGCAGCCGACAACCGCCGTCGTAAACCCAGAAGGTGACACTtaagcgggaggacccaccaccctgagtcacacttaatacacctagcgtcTCCTCTGGATTTTGAATCCTTCACCTCTAGGCTGAAAATCAGCAGAGTCTTATCTAGCGGAGCCACCACGGCTGGTGGTTtttaatagaaatagttttCACCTATATTAAGAGGAAATACATGCTTTTGCGCTGAAAAAGGATTTAAACTGGACAAACACTCTTCCTGATCACTTGAGCGAGAATAGTTTGTGTCtaaaaaaactgatttttggcattttataATAATCCTTTACACTTCTGCCGTTACTAAAAGGCCAACCAAGAACTAGTCAGCTCTTTCTGGTTCCTGTTTTTGAACTGGGGATCGTAGCATCGCTGTCTAGTTTAGAGTAACAAACTAACCCACCCTGAAAATATCATGAGGTTGCTTCCGGATAAAGAGTTTGAAACTTGGGTCAACCAAGAATAGTTTGTATTCAAGTGACAGTTTTTACCATTGTAAAAGGCCAACCAAGAACTAGTGGATCGTTCCCGATTCCCATTTTCTTAACCAGGGATCATAAGATCGGTGCCTAGTTCTTAGCCAAAAACCGCACCTTCTAATGAGACAAAattgttcgaccaaaaaaataaaaataaataatgagaCAAAATTGAAGCAAAGTGAAAGGTTGAACACCGCCTAATAAGGATGAAAGATTCGTATCTTGAATAATAGATCgatgattagttttttttaagcGTATACGTTATACTTTATAAAGGTTGGGTATTCTAGCATATTATCAAATTCGTATCGCTTTTCTACTTACCTCTACGACTAATACTTCACCTTATcaattaatttgtaatttggcaattttattgataaagcACATACAATTGAAGTAAATGATGGAACACTTTTCCCAATAATTTCTGTCTAGTTTTTGAAAACATTGCATTCTTCCGGAGCATAAGttctttttgtgcaattgagccCAAGAAAATCTAATTGCACCCATGAGCGAGATTATTATCATTTTGCGCGAGTGAACAAGCTGATGAAGTCTATTCTGGATTCTCATCCACATTATTAACTAGCAGTCGACGTGCCAACTTATTGACACGTAGAGATGATTAAACTTTCGCTAATCGGAAGGAAAACGACATATTTGTAATTAAACTTCTTAAAGATGCTTGTCAATATGTCGGAAGCCAAACGAGAGTTACCAATTCAAGAGGGTTTGGTGCATTGTTTTGGCCCATAAGATCTTATAAAGCGTCGcatctttttatcatttgaatTTACCTTGGTTTCTCAGCTTGTGCCATGACGGGCAAAACCAGTCAATCCGGAATGCCGATCGAGGTCGCCATCGCTCGACAAGTTACCTTCTCCAAACGTTGACCTGTGCTCTTCTCGAAGGCAAGTGAGCTCTGCATTCTTTGTGCTGTTGAGATGGCCGCTATTGTCTTCTCTCGTGGCGGCAAGCCTTTTCCCTTTGGTCACCCTTCTGGGCAAGCAGTGGTAGATAGGTTGGAGAATCCAAAGACGGCTGGTACTAATGCTACTCAACAGGCTCAAATTGATGGAGACCAAACCGTAGAAGAACTCAACAAACAATGTACTAAGGATCTGCATGACAACGTTTTCGTTTCTcccaatttatgttcttttgttcctcggaacaaaaaaaaaaacagaaattcgtttggtaaaacttttgttccaagaataatttttctatttttttgctcctgtgaacaatttctagaaataagccaattttcttttttctttttctttagttcaTTTCTCTTGCCGCGGCCACCTCCAACTGCCCGGAGCCACCACCGATCGCCACTAGCCGCCACCACCATCACCGACCTCGGCCATCgccggcggtcgtgcggcggtagTGGCGGCGGCCGGCAGTCGACGGTCGGCGATTTgtgagcaaaataaaaaatgaataaatagaaaaaagaaaccgtttcgtaccaaacgcatttctattctatttt
The sequence above is drawn from the Eucalyptus grandis isolate ANBG69807.140 chromosome 11, ASM1654582v1, whole genome shotgun sequence genome and encodes:
- the LOC104426343 gene encoding F-box/LRR-repeat protein 3, which encodes MTTITISPSLFSRTMKRHKPAVAPAPAPEGPALFDLLSEEIVFMILDFLDEDPLDRKAFSLVCRSFLALESRHRKSLRPLRAEHLPTALARYPGAAALDLSLCPRVTDASLAVVAAARGDALRSLDLSRSRFFTAAGLMGLASRCRGLLELDLSNATEMRDSAAAAVAEFKNLEKLRLARCKSVTDIGVGCIAVGCRKLRLLSLKWCLGVGDLGVGLVAVKCKEIRSLDLSYLPISNKCLPSIMKLQYLEELVLEGCFGIDDECPVILKDGCKSLKVLDMSSCQNITHVGSSSITNGAGCLQHLTLAYGSPVTFALAASLKRLSMLESLKLDGCMVTTSGLKAIGNCCLSLTGLSLSKCSGVTDDGLSFLVTKHKRLKRLDITCCRKITDVSIAHITSLCAGLTSLRMESCSHVPKEAFVLIGQRCHALEELDLTDNEVDDEGLKSIARCSKLSILKLGICLNITDEGLSHIGKSCSKLVELDLYRSAGITGLGIQEVARGCPSLETVNVSYCNDITDASLMSLSKCKRLKTLEIRGCPLITSLGLAAIAVHCRQLSKLDIKKCCNIDDAGMIPLAHFSQNLRQINLSYTSVTDVGLLSLASISCLQSMTILHLKGLTPSGLAAALLACGGLTKVKLQASFKVVLPQPLFEHLEARGCLFHWRNKVLQAELDPKCWKLLLEDVMH